The genomic segment ACAAGTAGCAATGATATAAAAGTGAGTATAATGTCTTAGTTTGTTTGGGTCAAAAGTGAGTATAATGTCTTTATCTTTAAGtatataataacatataattttgattgTATAAACTTACTTATAAATATAGACATACGCCTGTCAGACTATAAGTTAGATTCTCTTCATCATAATTCATAACACTCAAcacaccacacacacacacacacacacacacacacacacactcactcctcactcactcactctctctctctcgtctgtCCGACAGTCACTTAAATGGCATTTTCCCGACATATACCTGACGGCAAGACCGCCGCCACAACCACCGTTACTAAGAAGAAGTCCGAGGTCCCAACTCCGCCGCCTAACTGCTGCGTCACGTGCCTTGTGAGACTCATCAGAAAACTGAAGAGAAAAGGGAAGTTGTTGCTGGCTACGACGGCTCGGAGACAAGGGAGATCGTTGCAATGCCGGTACGATCCAATGAGCTATTCACTCAACTTCGACGAAGGCGCGTGTGGTTCACTTCCCGGTGATGAGGATTATTACTTTCGGTTCTATGCATTTTCTTCGAGATACGTTACTAATACTATCAAAAAGAAACCATCACTTCCACGTGAATCCTTCTCTACCGCTTCACATGAATTCTAATGATTTGTCATTTgggggtattttttttttgttagcttGGTTTTTTAGTTTCTTAGATTTAAATCTATCATTTGTTGTTCTTAATTGAAGTACGTGTACTAAGAAAATGATATCACTATtagtttggactttggagaaAGTTATTCTTGTTTTATGGAACAtatatttgtaagttttatcATAACCCGAAACTTGTATTTTGTTATCAATCTACCGTTGGTGGAAGTAATGTGTACATATGTGAGAATAGTATAAACtaaaaagtgaaattaaatacatatttggGTAATaatgtttaattgttttattagtTCCTTTCATAATCAAACAATTTGAGGAAGTACGAACCAGACGCAACGTGAGCGTCACTCACTTCATTTTGGTTTTCGGTGGACTATGCACGCCCGTATTGATTTCTAAACacgacaataacaaaaaaaaaaactttgaaacatAGTACAATTctataataatacatatataatttagtttgtagcattaaaatttttcattttataaaaagcaaaaaaaaagaaaatctgaaaCTTCAATCCTGAATctaatatagaatgttttgtaatttcttgaCCAACCCCATTGGATGGACCAAATATTTTCTCTATTATTATAtccttttgttaaaaataattaataattggtttattcattttcttctacaacttttatttttgtttgggaTCTTATTCTGTTACAACTTTACTAGCGTGTAACAAAGGAAAACTTTACTTACGGACTTTTACGTCAATATGCATATCTCTCTTAGTATATAGTAGATTAGTAGTAGATGTAGATAATTATCATGACCTTTTGTTACTTACATTAACCTAATATTacagtgatttttttttgtcaacaccaAAATTACAGTGACTAGAAATTTagaatagaaaaaacaaaacttatcattttgtatagaaaaattcataaaaatggGAACCCGTGCAGTAAGCATAGTGGAAGGCGATGCATGTTTGTTAGCGACTCGAGACAAATTCGCCGAACCCTAGTTTCGTAGTCTTTctccttctagggtttctttttttgacTACTTGACACAAGTTCTTAATTAGACGGTAACGATATTCGCATGTTACATCGCATGAAATTGCGAGCCACTCGAAACAGGAAAGAAACTTATCAAACAcgaacatatttattttaaaa from the Camelina sativa cultivar DH55 chromosome 12, Cs, whole genome shotgun sequence genome contains:
- the LOC104731545 gene encoding uncharacterized protein LOC104731545 yields the protein MAFSRHIPDGKTAATTTVTKKKSEVPTPPPNCCVTCLVRLIRKLKRKGKLLLATTARRQGRSLQCRYDPMSYSLNFDEGACGSLPGDEDYYFRFYAFSSRYVTNTIKKKPSLPRESFSTASHEF